Proteins from one Prevotella sp. E2-28 genomic window:
- a CDS encoding helix-turn-helix domain-containing protein has protein sequence MNKIIRKKNENYTIISNVILRDSRISLKAKGLMALVMSLPPNWDFTIRGLIAIVKEGRDAIYASIKELKQFGYCDVIVCRDERGKLLGNDYVFYEEPQLASMVSLHPYTENPYLDNPDTANPPQISIEENNNLNNNTTARKVRRFTKPSVEDIDAYCKEKGYNIDAEHFWNYYESKGWVVGKSPMKSWKAAIATWIKTDKNGRTKEIKQPNLFTENPSDDQMVRDAASLIDSLAAKRRNGCQ, from the coding sequence ATGAATAAGATTATCCGTAAGAAGAACGAGAACTATACGATTATCAGTAACGTAATATTGCGTGATAGCCGTATAAGCCTCAAGGCAAAAGGTCTAATGGCACTTGTAATGTCATTACCACCTAACTGGGACTTTACTATCCGAGGGCTTATAGCAATCGTAAAAGAGGGCCGTGATGCCATTTACGCCTCTATTAAGGAGTTGAAGCAGTTCGGGTATTGTGACGTGATTGTGTGTCGTGACGAAAGAGGTAAGCTATTGGGAAACGACTACGTTTTCTACGAAGAGCCTCAGCTTGCATCAATGGTAAGTTTGCATCCATATACGGAAAACCCGTATCTGGATAATCCCGATACGGCAAACCCGCCACAAATAAGTATAGAAGAGAATAATAACTTAAATAATAACACTACAGCAAGAAAGGTACGTCGTTTTACAAAACCTTCGGTTGAAGATATTGATGCTTACTGCAAAGAGAAAGGTTATAATATCGATGCAGAGCATTTTTGGAACTACTACGAATCAAAAGGATGGGTAGTTGGTAAGTCACCGATGAAGAGTTGGAAAGCAGCGATAGCCACTTGGATAAAGACAGACAAAAATGGGAGAACCAAAGAAATTAAACAGCCTAATCTCTTTACCGAAAACCCTTCCGACGACCAAATGGTCAGAGACGCAGCTAGCCTTATCGACAGCCTTGCAGCAAAGAGGCGCAATGGTTGTCAGTAG
- a CDS encoding lambda exonuclease family protein, whose protein sequence is MEQRSQEWQLARLGKLTASEIHVLMNDRTEKMTDEELVAFKAANPKSRVSTKKVPFNDSTFAYLNRKVMENYLPVNSSNQEAVNAVDEYIEQHSYSSRATDHGVFWEDTARSLYAEKMGYEVLQVGFVPYEKYPNLVGCSPDGMIRQENGGLECKCPFTLEKHLKHFLYTSAEELREEEPEYYWQCVMGMLDTGCTFWDFVSYNPYISKSKQMKILRIDRNSDDINLLADRIDLAVDYMKKKFEEIEQAQIIIK, encoded by the coding sequence ATGGAACAACGTTCGCAAGAGTGGCAGTTGGCACGACTAGGAAAACTGACTGCCTCTGAAATACACGTCCTGATGAATGACAGGACGGAGAAAATGACAGACGAGGAGTTGGTGGCTTTCAAGGCCGCCAACCCTAAGTCAAGAGTCTCAACGAAGAAAGTGCCGTTCAACGACAGCACTTTCGCCTATCTCAACCGAAAGGTGATGGAAAACTATCTACCTGTCAACTCCAGCAACCAGGAGGCCGTGAATGCAGTTGACGAGTATATAGAGCAACATTCATACTCTTCCCGTGCTACCGACCACGGTGTGTTTTGGGAAGATACGGCAAGAAGCTTGTATGCCGAGAAGATGGGATACGAGGTACTGCAAGTAGGATTTGTTCCGTACGAAAAATACCCAAATCTGGTAGGTTGTTCTCCAGACGGAATGATTCGCCAAGAGAACGGTGGACTTGAATGCAAGTGCCCTTTCACACTCGAAAAGCACTTGAAGCATTTCCTGTACACTTCCGCAGAAGAGTTGCGTGAGGAAGAACCTGAATACTACTGGCAATGTGTCATGGGTATGCTTGATACTGGATGCACGTTCTGGGACTTCGTATCTTACAACCCCTACATCAGCAAGTCTAAGCAGATGAAGATTCTCAGAATAGACCGCAATTCTGACGACATTAACCTTCTGGCAGATAGGATAGACCTTGCGGTAGATTATATGAAGAAAAAGTTCGAGGAAATCGAACAAGCACAAATAATAATTAAATAA
- a CDS encoding DUF6633 family protein, translated as MMKANPSAQVAFGANPKAALMGDYPTLQDINTAYGNGFSTEWLIPSLVNLSQHSGAKNLTQNQIIELANIISTEYRHLKITEVLLFFYRFKNGCYGRFYGQVDPMVITCAFREFMKERNAMLDKYYREQQEEREREERKKPTISYEEWLELKRERESQQSKTDE; from the coding sequence ATGATGAAAGCCAACCCGTCTGCGCAGGTGGCATTTGGCGCAAACCCAAAGGCTGCACTCATGGGTGACTATCCAACCCTTCAAGACATCAATACGGCTTACGGGAACGGGTTCTCTACAGAGTGGCTCATTCCAAGCCTTGTAAACCTTTCGCAACATTCTGGCGCAAAGAATCTTACTCAGAATCAGATAATAGAACTGGCAAATATTATATCTACTGAGTATAGACACCTAAAGATTACAGAGGTTCTTTTGTTCTTTTATAGATTCAAGAATGGCTGTTACGGACGCTTCTACGGGCAGGTAGACCCAATGGTTATCACCTGCGCTTTTAGAGAGTTTATGAAAGAACGTAATGCGATGCTCGATAAGTATTACAGAGAGCAACAGGAAGAACGTGAGCGTGAAGAAAGAAAGAAACCAACTATATCTTACGAAGAGTGGCTTGAACTCAAGAGGGAGCGCGAGAGTCAGCAATCCAAAACTGATGAATAA
- a CDS encoding helix-turn-helix domain-containing protein: MEQMRTAKVDARKLWMSQKEAMKYLGVGKDWLKERRLNGSLHYSMVGNTAFYIKSEIDNIIIDNAVSGRQLFKKEKNNSLK, from the coding sequence ATGGAGCAAATGAGAACTGCCAAGGTTGATGCGAGGAAATTATGGATGTCCCAAAAGGAAGCCATGAAATACCTCGGTGTAGGCAAGGACTGGCTAAAGGAACGTAGACTTAACGGAAGTCTGCACTATTCAATGGTCGGAAATACAGCTTTCTATATCAAATCAGAGATTGACAACATTATCATAGACAATGCAGTCTCTGGCAGGCAGCTATTCAAAAAGGAAAAGAACAACTCTCTTAAATAA